The genome window AAAGGAAATGACTTCGATTCTTTTCCGACTATTTCCAGAGATGATATAAGAGAGTATGCTCATTTACTTGTTTCCAATGAGGCTGATTTAGCCGAGCTGCTGGTGTATTATACATCTGGCTCTACCGGACCAAAGCTGGATGTTCTTTTTGATGCTGTTTCTCAGGCTTCCTGGCTGCCACAGATAGAATCTGTATTAAGTGATTTTAATATTTCTATAGATGAAGGCAAAGATACTACAGCAATTGCTTTGATCTGTGCCCAGGAAAAAACATTGACATATGCCTCTTTATCAACTTATCTGGAGGGAGCAGGGGTCTTGAAAATAAATCTAAATCCATCCGACTGGAACCAGCCTGATGATGCCAAAAAATATCTTGAAAAATACAACCCCCAGATTCTTACGGGTGATCCGCTGGCTTTTACAGCATTAGCAGAATTAAAGCCTCAGCTTACTCCAAAAGCACTGATATCTTCGGCCATGAAGCTGACAGAAGGCACAAAAAGCAAATTAGAAAATTACTTTAACTGCCCCGTTATAGATCTTTATTCGCTGACGGAGTGCAGAAATATAGCCTACGCTTCCGAAACCGGTCATAAAGTTATCCGTCCCGATTTATATCTTGAAATTTTTGATGAATATCAGGACATACAGCTCCCTTATGGACAAAGAGGCGAATTAGTTGTTACTGGAGGTATCAACCCTTTTCTGCCATTAATACGTTACAGGACAGGTGATTTCTGCAGTTTGAAAATAGAAAACGGCGTTCCGTTTTTAATGGATCTGGAAGCCAGGAATCCAATAGTTTTCTTTACAAAATCAGATGTAAAAATCAATAACATCGATATTTCAAACCGTTTGTCCCAACTGTCTTTAGCAGGTTTTAAGATGCATCAGAGAAAAGACAAGCTGATTGAATTTACAGGATATTCTAATGACATTACTTCGGAAGAAATTATTGAGCTATTGAATGTCATTTTTAAAAATGATATCGATATTCATGCAGTTATTCAAGCAGTATCTCAAAATAATACTGCCGAAAAGTCTAAGTATTCCTCGGATCTGATTATCGGTTAACTGTTTAAAATAGCCGTGTTTCTGGTTATCAATATTATATTTTAAGTATTGATTAATAGGTTTATGTGTGTATTTTGAAAACAGAATTTACCTAATCACTATTTAAGAAATTTATTCATATGCATGTTAAATCCACAGAAGATAGGGGGGCAGATGATAAACATAATACATGATGTACATCCAGCTGTTTGCAATTAATCTTTATATTTGATGCTTAAATTAATAAAATAAGCGAAAAAACTATATACCGCCAGATTCAGAAATATATTCAAAATCAAGGGAAAGAAAAGACTGTTTATGAGTCGTTTAACAAAAATCAACTACGGCTGACTTTTGAGTAACACGATACCACAAGGAATTCATTTCTTAAATTTGGCTTAAGACCGATTCAATCATACAATCATACAAAATTATTTAAGTTAATTTTATAAAATGTACAAATGAGACTTATAAAACACCTAATCTGTTTCTTGTTTTTATCAACTACAGTTTTTGGATATTCCCAAAATTGGAGCGCTAATTTTGAAGATGCTAAAATGAAAGCGGAAAAAGAAAATAAAAACATTTTGTTGGTTTTCTCTGGGTCAGATTGGTGCGGACCTTGTATGAGATTGGAAAAAATAGTTTGGAAATCACAGGAATTTCAAACCGAAGCTGATAATAACTGGGTTATCTACAGAGCTGATTTTCCTAGAAAAAAAATAAATCAGCTTTCTCCGGAACGGGCAGAAAGCAATAATAAATTAGCCGAAAAATATAATAAGCATGGCAGCTTTCCATTGGTTTTGCTTTTGGATAAAAAAGGAAAAATAATTGGTACTACGGGTTTCAAAAATGCATCGGCATCCGAATATATTAAGCTCATCCATTCGTTTGAAAAATAGTAAAAAATGAAAGTTTTAATTGTTGAAGATGAAATAGGTATTGCCAATTTTCTAAAGCAGGGTTTGGAAGAGGAAGGCTACGAAGTCTTGGTTGCCCACGATGGAAAGTCAGGACTTGAAATAACAAGAAAGCAAAAAGTAGATATCGTTCTGCTGGATTGGATTTTGCCTCAAATGCTGGGGATTGATGTTTGCAGAGAAATCCGAAAAGAAGATTCAAAAACACCTATTTTGTTTCTAACGGCCAAAGATACTATTCAGGAAACCATCGAAGGTTTGAAGGCAGGTGCCAATGATTATATTAAAAAGCCATTCAGTTTTGACGAATTGGTGGAGCGTATCAAGATTCATTTTAGAAATGAAAGTCAAAATGATGTGCTTTCTCTTGGCAGGATCAGAATAATACTGTCCAAACATCAGGTATTGGTAAATGATGATGAAGTTTCGCTTACCCAAAGAGAATACGAACTGCTTGCTTATTTGATAAAAAACAAGGGAAAAGTATGCACACGAAATGAAATTATCAATGATGTCTGGGATATACATTTTGAATACGATACCGGCGTAATTGATGTTTTTATAAATGCCATCCGCAAAAAACTTAATTTGACTAAAGACGAAGATCTTATAAAAACCATTAGAGGGGTTGGTTATATTGCAAACGACATAAATTAAATTGATGTTTTCATTCTCCTATAAAAACCGAATTGCCTTTAATTACATTCTCAGCACAGCACTATTGATTTCGGTTGTGTTCTGCACTATTTATGGAATTACTTTATACAGCATTAACAAGCATATAAATGATGATATTCTAGAGGAATCCAGTGAATATTTGGAGCAGATAAAAATTGACAGTAATAATGCCTATCTGATTCAAGTGGATCAATGGAGAGAAAGCGATAACAATAGAGTCAATGTAAATCCTGTTTTTGTACAGTTTCTGGACAATGACAATAAATTAATTGATAAATCTCCCAATCTCAAAGGATTTCAGCTTAAACTGCACAAACCCGAAAAAGACAATCAATTTGTCGATACTTATCTGAATAATAAACCAATCAGGCAGATTCAGATTCCGCTTTTTGATAAAAATAAAAAAATAGGATATCTTTTTGTAGCGATGTCTTTGGATGAGGCGTCATTGATACTGACCAATCTTAGAAACACTCTTTTTGTAGCCTTTCCATTAATTTTAGTACTGTTGTTTTTTATTGCCAGATTGATTGCAGGGCGCAGTATCAAACCCGTAACCCTAATTACCGAAACTTCCAGCAGAATTACCAAAGACAATTTGAAAGACAGAATCATTCTGCCTCAAAATAAGGATGAATTATTTGTGCTTTCTAAAACAATTAATGATTTGTTAGATCGAATTGAAAATGCAGTCGAAAGGGAAAAACAATTCACCTCTGATGCTTCTCATGAGTTAAGAACGCCTTTGACGGTTTTAAAAGGAACCTTGGAAGTTTTAATACGGAAGCCAAGAAACCAGACTGAATATGAGGAAAAAATCAATTTCAGCATTTCAGAAGTTAACCGTTTGAATAATTTGGTGGATCAGCTGCTCTTATTGGCCCGGTTTGAGAATCAAAAACAAAGTCTGCGTATCGAACAAATTTACCTGAATGCCATAATTTTGGATGCACTTTCATTGTATTCAAGCAAAATAAACGATAAAAAAATGGAGGTTTTGCATGATTTTACAAAAGACTATTTTGTTACCTCCGATAATTATTTGGTTTCTACAATCGTGAGCAACGTAATTTCAAATGCCATAAAATATTCTCATGAAAATGGGAAAATTGTCATAAATATTGATAAAAAAGACTCAAAAACAATCTGTTCCATATCAGACAGCGGCATAGGAATTCCTGCAAGTGATTTGGACAAAATCGTAAATCCATTTTTCAGGTCAAATCCAACGTTACATCCTGAAATAAAAGGTTCCGGTTTAGGGCTTTCGATTGTAGAACGAATAACACGATTGTTAAATATTGAATTCAAAATCGAAAGCGAATTAAACAAAGGAACTACCGTTTTTTTTATTTTTAGTTAGAGCTCTTATTTTTTTTAGAGTAAAGGTTTTATGAATTCTATATTGATTTCATACGTACCAAGCGATCTTTTATTAAGACATTATTAAGCGGTTTTTAATTTGTTCTTAAGCATAACTTTATTTCTTAGATGCAATTTTGTATAATAAATTAAGAAGAAAAATGTTAGAAAAAATTATTGCTTTCAGTTTAAAAAATAAAGCGGTTGTTTTGCTTTTTACTGCTTCAGTATTGGGATTTGGTTTGTTCTCTGTTTTCCAAATTTCTATAGGGGCTGTCCCTGATGTGACTAATAACCAGGTACAGGTAATCACCACTTCCAGAAATCTTTCTACACAAGATATTGAGCAGTTCATCACCTATCCGGTTGAAATTGAAATGGCCAATTTACCCGGTGTCGAAGAAATTCGTTCGGTTTCAAAATTTGGTTTGTCAGTGGTAACGATTGTCTTTAATGATGGTATAGGTACATATCTTCCCCGACAATTGATTGCCGAAAAATTAAAATCAGCTTCAGAAAAAATTCCGGAAGGTTTCGGTGTGCCTGAGATGGGACCGATTACAACAGGTTTGGGAGAGATTTATCAATATACTTTGGAGGTAAAGCCCGAATATAAAAAGCAATATTCAGTCACCGATTTACGTACACTTCAAGATTGGGTTGTAAAAAGACAGCTTTCAGGAATTAAAGGAGTTGTTGAGATTAATACGTGGGGTGGTTATTTAAAACAATATGAAATAGCCATTGTTCCTTCCCGTTTGAAAGCTATGAACGTTACCATGAGGGATGTTTTTACTGCGTTGGAAAAAAACAACAGTATTGCTGGTGGAGCCTACATTGAAAAAGTAAATCAGAGCTATTTTATCCGCGGTGAAGGAAAGGTCAATTCAATTGAAGACATTGAAAATATTGTGGTAAACAACACTAACGGTATTCCTGTTTATATTAAAAATGTTGCTCAGGTTCGTTTTAGTCATGCCAATCGCTTTGGAGCCATTACCGGTAATGGTGAAGGTGAAAAAGTGCTCGGTCAGGTGATGATGCTAAAAGATGCCAATTCTAAACAGGTTATTAGTGCTGTAAAAGAAAGAATAGCTCAAATTCAAAAAACATTGCCCAAAGGTGTTTATATCAATGGTTTCCTCGAACGCAGTGAATTGGTGGGGAAAACTACTTTCACCGTTGCCGAAAATTTAATTTTGGGTTGTCTTATCGTAATTTTTGTTGTGGTTCTTTTGTTGGGCAACTGGCGTTCGGGACTAGTGGTTGCTTCGGTAATTCCATTGTGTTTGCTTTTTGCCATTTCGTTTATGAATATTTTCGGAATTGATGCCAACTTGATGAGCTTGGGAGCAATAGATTTTGGAATTATTATTGATGGAGCGGTAATTATAGTCGAGTTTATAGCTTTTCAAATTGCCCATAAATCAAATGATTTGGTTAGTTTGAACAAAGAAGATCGTCAATTGGAAATTGATCAAATAACCTATAAAAGTGCTTCCAAAATGATGAATTCTGCTGTTTTCGGACAGCTTATCATTTTGATCGTATTTATCCCGATTCTTTCTTTGACCGGAATTGAAGGAAAGATGTTCAAACCAATGGCTATGACTTTCAGTTTTGCATTATTGGGAGCCATGATCTTTTGTTTTACTTATGTTCCGGTGGTTTCTTCTTTGTTTTTGAAACCAAAAGAGGAAAATCCTAATTCGATATCCTCTAAGTTAATTCAAAAATTAAATAGTTGGTATTTGCCGGTAATTACATGGGCATTACACAATACAAAAAAAGTCCTTTATGGATCAATAGCACTTTTGGTTTTTGCCGTAGCATTGTTTTCTACAATGGGAGGTGAATTTATACCAACGCTGGATGAAGGCGATTTTGTGATTCAGCCTGTGCTGAAAACTGGAACGTCATTGTCTAAAACGATTGCCACTACTACCAAAATTGAAAAAATAATTTTAAAGAAATTTCCCGAAGTGCTTCAGGTTGTGAGCAGAATTGGTGCTGCCGAAGTTCCAACAGATCCAATGTCTATGGAAGAAAGCGATATTATTGTAAAGCTGAAACCAAAAGAGGAGTGGGTTTCGGCTTCGAGCAAAGATGAACTGGCCGACAAAATAAAAGCAGCCATTACAGCAGAAATTCCAAACATGGAAATCGAGTTTACGCAGCCAATTGAAATGAGATTCAACGAATTGGTATCGGGAACACGTTCTGATGTGGCTATTAAAGTTTTTGGCGAAGACCTTACTATTTTGGCTCAAAAAGCACATGAAATAGAGAAAGCTATAAAAAATGTTGAAGGAGCTTCTGATGTTATTATCGAAAAAACAGCTGGTCTGCCTCAGATGTATGTGCAATATGACCGTTCCAAAATTGCAAGATATGGGCTTAATATTTCAGATTTGAATGACATGATAGCATTGAGTTTTGCAGGGAAAACGGTTGGAAATGTTTTTGAAGGAGAAAAACGTTTTGATATGGTGGTTCGTTTAGACGATGCAAACCGCCATGATATTGAAGATTTGAGAAATTTATATGTTTCTGTTCCAAATGGACAGCAAATTCCATTGAGTGAATTGGCTAAGATTGAATATACCGAAGGGCCTGCCAAGATTTCAAGAGACAATACCAACAGAAGGATTGTAGTAGGTGTAAACGTTAGAAACCGAGATTTGCAAAGTGTCGTGACCGACATTCAGAAAATCGTTAATACCAAAATAAAACTGCCTCCCGGATATTATGTGAAATACGGCGGACAATTTGAAAACCTGAATAGTGCGAAAGCTCGTTTGGCAATTGCAGTGCCTATTGCTCTAGTGTTGATATTCATATTGCTGCATTTTGCCTTTGGCTCGATTAAAGAGGCATTGATGGTTTATTCTGCCATTCCGCTTTCGGCAGTTGGGGGAATATTGTTCCTGTGGGCTCGTGATCTGCCTTTCAGTATTTCGGCTGGTGTCGGGTTTATTGCACTATTTGGAATTGCGGTGCTGAACGGTATCGTGCTGATTGAACATTTTAAAGAACTCAAACATAAAGGAATGACAGATTTGGATGAATTGATTTTAAAAGGAACAACCGACAGATTGCGTCCGGTTTTATTAACCGCGGCGGCGGCGGCTTTGGGTTTCCTGCCGATGGCTGTTTCTTCATCTGCAGGTGCCGAGGTTCAAAAACCATTGGCTACGGTGGTTATCGGGGGACTCTTCACCGCAACTATATTAACGATGATTGTTTTGCCGATTTTATATAAGTTTTTGGATGAAAAAGAAGTTAAAAAACCAAAGTTTAAATTACACAATAAATCGAATTTAATTATACTAATGCTGTTGAGTACTTCATTGGCATTCTCCCAAAACAATAATTCGGAATTAGATAGTCTGGTGGCAAAAGCCTTAGGAAACAACAAAGGGATAAAAGCAGCCGAACTTCAGGTGCAGCGAATGAAAGAGAATACAAAAACGGCCTATTCTTTTGATAAAACCAATGTGTATTATAGTTATGACCAAAACAATTTGGCTATTAACAATGTTCCGTTAAAAGTATTTGGAGTACAGCAGAAGTTCGAATTTCCAACGGTGTATGGGGCTCAAAAAAAAGTATATAATTCCGAATACAAAAAAGAAAAAGCCAATTATGATATTCAAAAAATGAAACTTTCATTGGAGGTTTCAAAGACCTATCAGCAGATTGTTTTTCTGCAAAATCAGGAAAAACTGTATATATATTTGGATAGTCTGTACCAAAATTTTTCGAATGCAAGCGGGAGAAAGTTTGAATTAGGTGAAACCAATTATCTTGAAAAAATTACGGCAGAATCCAAATTCAGGCACATCAGGTCTAAGCTTTCCCAAATTGAAAGCGAGAAAAGGGCACAGTACGAAATCTTATATTCTTTGATTCAGGCTGATGAAAAAATTACAGTTAAAAACAATCAGATTAAGCCTCTCGGTAAAGTTGTAAACGACACTGTGAAATCGTATTATAACGCTTATCTGAATAGTGTGACCAATGTATATGAAAATCAGTTGAAACTAAAAAAACAAAATTGGCTGCCTGACATAAATGTCGATTATTTTCAAGGAAAAAATAGTGGTTTGACACAGTCTTTATATGGATTTCAAGTAGGTTTGGCTATTCCTGTTTTATTTTCAGGGACTGTGTCTAAAACAAAGGTGGCAAAACTGGAACTGCAAAGCTGGGAGCAAAGAAAGCAAAATGAAGAGCGTAAAATTGACAACTATGTGACCCAAAAGAATAATGAATTAATGAAATATCAGGAAGCTTTGGATTACTATAATAAATACGGGAAAAAATTGTCTGAAGAGATTTTAAAAGTGGCCAATAAAAGCTATAAACAAGGAGAAATTGACTTTTTTCAATACATTCAAAGTTTAGAAAACGCAGCCACCATTCAGATAGAACATCTCGATGCTGTACTGCAGTTTAATAGTACCCAATTGGATTTACAATACCTTAATTTTTAAATTTAAATACATGAAATCGCCATTAATCATATACGCCCTACTATTTACATCATTGTTTTTTTCTTGTAAAGAAGCAAAAAAGACCGAAGCTATGCCTAAAGATGATGGATTGATTACTGTGACTAAGCAACAGTTTCAGTCTTCAGGAATGGAAATTGCTTCACCATCAGAACAGGATTTTAATGTAGTTATCAAATGTTCCGGAAAGATTGATGTCCCACCGCAAAACCGAGCTCAAATTACTTCGTTTATTGGAGGTTATGTTAAGTCAACCCATCTCTTGGTTGGAGATAAAGTAACCAAAGGTCAAGCTTTATTGACTCTGCAGAATACGGAGTTTTTGGATATTCAAAAGGAATACCTCGAAGTGGCTGAACAAATTAATTATTTAAAATCGGAATATGAGCGTCAAAAAACTTTATATGATGAGAAAATTTCTTCACAAAAAAATTATTT of Flavobacterium marginilacus contains these proteins:
- a CDS encoding thioredoxin family protein, yielding MRLIKHLICFLFLSTTVFGYSQNWSANFEDAKMKAEKENKNILLVFSGSDWCGPCMRLEKIVWKSQEFQTEADNNWVIYRADFPRKKINQLSPERAESNNKLAEKYNKHGSFPLVLLLDKKGKIIGTTGFKNASASEYIKLIHSFEK
- a CDS encoding response regulator transcription factor gives rise to the protein MKVLIVEDEIGIANFLKQGLEEEGYEVLVAHDGKSGLEITRKQKVDIVLLDWILPQMLGIDVCREIRKEDSKTPILFLTAKDTIQETIEGLKAGANDYIKKPFSFDELVERIKIHFRNESQNDVLSLGRIRIILSKHQVLVNDDEVSLTQREYELLAYLIKNKGKVCTRNEIINDVWDIHFEYDTGVIDVFINAIRKKLNLTKDEDLIKTIRGVGYIANDIN
- a CDS encoding AMP-binding protein, whose amino-acid sequence is MDESSNPQIALTDEERFPLLNDLSFLNALKQDEFAPKFNFKSGDRLNAVQLSKVKDYKKKYYDKKIFWNEGQTPDWLTDYLQWCLKTVPFYQNKHKGNDFDSFPTISRDDIREYAHLLVSNEADLAELLVYYTSGSTGPKLDVLFDAVSQASWLPQIESVLSDFNISIDEGKDTTAIALICAQEKTLTYASLSTYLEGAGVLKINLNPSDWNQPDDAKKYLEKYNPQILTGDPLAFTALAELKPQLTPKALISSAMKLTEGTKSKLENYFNCPVIDLYSLTECRNIAYASETGHKVIRPDLYLEIFDEYQDIQLPYGQRGELVVTGGINPFLPLIRYRTGDFCSLKIENGVPFLMDLEARNPIVFFTKSDVKINNIDISNRLSQLSLAGFKMHQRKDKLIEFTGYSNDITSEEIIELLNVIFKNDIDIHAVIQAVSQNNTAEKSKYSSDLIIG
- a CDS encoding sensor histidine kinase, which produces MFSFSYKNRIAFNYILSTALLISVVFCTIYGITLYSINKHINDDILEESSEYLEQIKIDSNNAYLIQVDQWRESDNNRVNVNPVFVQFLDNDNKLIDKSPNLKGFQLKLHKPEKDNQFVDTYLNNKPIRQIQIPLFDKNKKIGYLFVAMSLDEASLILTNLRNTLFVAFPLILVLLFFIARLIAGRSIKPVTLITETSSRITKDNLKDRIILPQNKDELFVLSKTINDLLDRIENAVEREKQFTSDASHELRTPLTVLKGTLEVLIRKPRNQTEYEEKINFSISEVNRLNNLVDQLLLLARFENQKQSLRIEQIYLNAIILDALSLYSSKINDKKMEVLHDFTKDYFVTSDNYLVSTIVSNVISNAIKYSHENGKIVINIDKKDSKTICSISDSGIGIPASDLDKIVNPFFRSNPTLHPEIKGSGLGLSIVERITRLLNIEFKIESELNKGTTVFFIFS
- a CDS encoding CusA/CzcA family heavy metal efflux RND transporter produces the protein MLEKIIAFSLKNKAVVLLFTASVLGFGLFSVFQISIGAVPDVTNNQVQVITTSRNLSTQDIEQFITYPVEIEMANLPGVEEIRSVSKFGLSVVTIVFNDGIGTYLPRQLIAEKLKSASEKIPEGFGVPEMGPITTGLGEIYQYTLEVKPEYKKQYSVTDLRTLQDWVVKRQLSGIKGVVEINTWGGYLKQYEIAIVPSRLKAMNVTMRDVFTALEKNNSIAGGAYIEKVNQSYFIRGEGKVNSIEDIENIVVNNTNGIPVYIKNVAQVRFSHANRFGAITGNGEGEKVLGQVMMLKDANSKQVISAVKERIAQIQKTLPKGVYINGFLERSELVGKTTFTVAENLILGCLIVIFVVVLLLGNWRSGLVVASVIPLCLLFAISFMNIFGIDANLMSLGAIDFGIIIDGAVIIVEFIAFQIAHKSNDLVSLNKEDRQLEIDQITYKSASKMMNSAVFGQLIILIVFIPILSLTGIEGKMFKPMAMTFSFALLGAMIFCFTYVPVVSSLFLKPKEENPNSISSKLIQKLNSWYLPVITWALHNTKKVLYGSIALLVFAVALFSTMGGEFIPTLDEGDFVIQPVLKTGTSLSKTIATTTKIEKIILKKFPEVLQVVSRIGAAEVPTDPMSMEESDIIVKLKPKEEWVSASSKDELADKIKAAITAEIPNMEIEFTQPIEMRFNELVSGTRSDVAIKVFGEDLTILAQKAHEIEKAIKNVEGASDVIIEKTAGLPQMYVQYDRSKIARYGLNISDLNDMIALSFAGKTVGNVFEGEKRFDMVVRLDDANRHDIEDLRNLYVSVPNGQQIPLSELAKIEYTEGPAKISRDNTNRRIVVGVNVRNRDLQSVVTDIQKIVNTKIKLPPGYYVKYGGQFENLNSAKARLAIAVPIALVLIFILLHFAFGSIKEALMVYSAIPLSAVGGILFLWARDLPFSISAGVGFIALFGIAVLNGIVLIEHFKELKHKGMTDLDELILKGTTDRLRPVLLTAAAAALGFLPMAVSSSAGAEVQKPLATVVIGGLFTATILTMIVLPILYKFLDEKEVKKPKFKLHNKSNLIILMLLSTSLAFSQNNNSELDSLVAKALGNNKGIKAAELQVQRMKENTKTAYSFDKTNVYYSYDQNNLAINNVPLKVFGVQQKFEFPTVYGAQKKVYNSEYKKEKANYDIQKMKLSLEVSKTYQQIVFLQNQEKLYIYLDSLYQNFSNASGRKFELGETNYLEKITAESKFRHIRSKLSQIESEKRAQYEILYSLIQADEKITVKNNQIKPLGKVVNDTVKSYYNAYLNSVTNVYENQLKLKKQNWLPDINVDYFQGKNSGLTQSLYGFQVGLAIPVLFSGTVSKTKVAKLELQSWEQRKQNEERKIDNYVTQKNNELMKYQEALDYYNKYGKKLSEEILKVANKSYKQGEIDFFQYIQSLENAATIQIEHLDAVLQFNSTQLDLQYLNF